TGTTCGAGAACGATTGTCCGGAAATCCTCCTGGCTCAAAACCGGCGCTTGCGCGATGTGTTGGAGTCCAAAGGGTACTCGTTCGTCTATTCCGAGGTAGCCGGAGGTCATGAGTTTCTTAACTGGCGTGCCTCGGTGTCTGATGGCCTGATTGCACTCGCCGGTCGAGAGCAGTAGCGTCAGGGTGGTGAGTGGAGCAGCGCGAGGTCTTTAGAAAGTAAGGCGCGAAGCGCCGTTGCACAATAGTCCCCCCGTAAAGTCGGGGTAAGGTGTCCCACAATTAGTCTTTCCCTCTCCCTCTGGGAGAGGGGTTAGGGGTGAGGGTGCGCAGCATAGGGGCCGGATTGATCATGCCGGTCCTTCGGACCTCCGGAACAATGTAAACGATGTAACCCCGACCTGACGGTCGGGGCTATTACATTTCGGTCCTTCGGACCTCACCCGGTCGCCGCCGCTCCCGGTACTGACCCCACAATCTACTTCACTCGTACGAACGGCATGTCGCGCAATCGTGATGCGCCCACGTGCATGGCATTGACCTTCCCATTTTTGTCCCGTGTGAACCAGACAATAAATCCCGGCACGGAGAAATGATCCCGATACAGCGGCTGCATCGGCAGACTCGTAACCGGTCGCTGCTTGATGAAGGCCTTGTCGGCTTCGACAGCGACAGTCAATCTCGCGCCAGCCTCTTCGCTAAACCAATCTCCCTTAAATGATGCAAGGTCCGCTGGCGTGGGCGTCCATTCCTTCTCCGGTGCGAAGCGCCTGACTTCACCATCGGTATCGACGGTCTCAGCAAACAGCGGCTTGCCGTCTTTATCCAGCGTGAACTTCAATCGGTTGTCACCAAAAGCAAACTGTCCGCTTCCGGTTGGTACAAGGCGCGCGCCGCCCCAGCGCGAGACGCCGTTTTCGACTACGAAACGCGCCGGCGCATGCGTTTTTTCATTCCGCCAGATACCGGCAAGTTTCTTCAGCTCGTCTTCTGAGACCTTGGCAGCTTCGATCGGGGTTTCTGGAAATGGCCCGAAGATCTCATCAGTGATGGCCTCGGCGATTCCACCTGCGCCCGGTGATGTGCCATTACACATGACACCGACTGAGAACTTCTTGTCGGGCAGACGCGCCAGAAACGTTTGATAGCCGGCAGTTGCGCCGCCATGCGAGACATCCTTCAATCCGTGGTGTGTCCCGACTTCGAGCCCAAGCGCGTACGCAATCTTCCTCCCATCATTAAGCACGCCTTGTGTCTCCAGCGTATTAACCAAAGGCGCACCCAGCGACTTCGATTCAAACATCGCGTTCCATTTCATCCAATCGCCGACCGTTGTGAGCATGCCGCCGTTTCCATACACATTCATGAAAGGCATATTAAGTCGCCACGGTCCGGTGCCTTGCCGCGCATACGCCTGGGCGCGGCCCGGCACAACGCGCTGGTAGTCGTCTCGCCACGAACTGTTCTTCATCCCGAGCGGTTTGAATAGCCGCTCTTCGACGAACGCGGGAAACTTCTGTTTCGAAACACGCTCGACGATTATCGCGGCCAGGTTGTATCCGCTGTTTGTGTACGAGTATTCCGCGCCGGGTGTGAAGTTGAGTGCGCGCTGATGCTTAATAACGTCAAGTGCGAGATCCTGAGAGACGACTCGATCACCCCGACCCGCGCCGGTCAGACTCATGACTGAGCCCCAGTCGCGCAGTCCGGAAGTGTGATGCAACAGATGTCGGATCGTCAGCGGATAACCGTAGTCGGGGAGTTCGGGAATATGTTTCATGACCGGATCGTCAAGATTGAGCTTTCCATCCTGATGCAGCAGTACGATCGCGGCGGCGGTGAACTGTTTCGCGACTGAGCCTGACTCAAAAATTGTTTGCGGCGTGTTCGGAACATTATGCTCGAGATCGGCAAGTCCGAACGCCTTTTCGAACACTGTCTCGCCGTTCAGCGACACTGCGGCGGCACAACCGGGTGCTGGCCCGACGTAAGCCTTGGCAAATTTCTCGAATGCTCGTTCCGCGCCGGCGATGACTTTCTCTCTGTTGGGCGCCTGAGCCCAGGTTGCGCTAGAAAGAGACACAACCAGAGCGAAAACGAATAAGAAGTTTGTTCTTCTCATAAAGTTCATCACCTCTTAGTTAATAAGCATTAGTCAACGGCCGAAAGAGATTATCCACAGATTACACAGATTGCACAGATTGAAAACAACGAATAACAGAAAGGCACGGCGGGATCGAA
The sequence above is drawn from the Pyrinomonadaceae bacterium genome and encodes:
- a CDS encoding serine hydrolase domain-containing protein; the protein is MRRTNFLFVFALVVSLSSATWAQAPNREKVIAGAERAFEKFAKAYVGPAPGCAAAVSLNGETVFEKAFGLADLEHNVPNTPQTIFESGSVAKQFTAAAIVLLHQDGKLNLDDPVMKHIPELPDYGYPLTIRHLLHHTSGLRDWGSVMSLTGAGRGDRVVSQDLALDVIKHQRALNFTPGAEYSYTNSGYNLAAIIVERVSKQKFPAFVEERLFKPLGMKNSSWRDDYQRVVPGRAQAYARQGTGPWRLNMPFMNVYGNGGMLTTVGDWMKWNAMFESKSLGAPLVNTLETQGVLNDGRKIAYALGLEVGTHHGLKDVSHGGATAGYQTFLARLPDKKFSVGVMCNGTSPGAGGIAEAITDEIFGPFPETPIEAAKVSEDELKKLAGIWRNEKTHAPARFVVENGVSRWGGARLVPTGSGQFAFGDNRLKFTLDKDGKPLFAETVDTDGEVRRFAPEKEWTPTPADLASFKGDWFSEEAGARLTVAVEADKAFIKQRPVTSLPMQPLYRDHFSVPGFIVWFTRDKNGKVNAMHVGASRLRDMPFVRVK